A genome region from Nocardia sp. NBC_01730 includes the following:
- a CDS encoding restriction endonuclease subunit S, with translation MLRLEQQQAIAVVLAEREQRIVSLRAALRAEEEGRDVLAEALVTGVVRVDGM, from the coding sequence GTGCTGCGACTCGAACAACAGCAGGCGATCGCGGTTGTGTTGGCAGAACGCGAGCAGCGCATCGTATCCCTGCGTGCGGCACTTCGGGCTGAAGAAGAGGGGCGTGATGTGCTGGCAGAAGCATTGGTCACAGGTGTTGTCAGGGTCGACGGGATGTAG
- a CDS encoding MFS transporter, which yields MSSRSKPLPTEIWVLVGGAFVIAIGFGLVAPVLPQFARGFGVGVAAASAIVSAFALMRLLFAPLSGRLVQRLGERSVYLSGLLIVALSTGASALAQSYWQLMVLRSLGGIGSTMFTVSSLALVIRISPPEQRGRVSGLWSTSFLVGSVSGPLVGGVLSGLGLRWPFVIYAVALLGVSIVVHLSLRNSELAAPEPVGGVRMMSFREGLTRPEYRAVLVSNFANGAAVFGVRMALVPLLVVEVLHQAPGMAGVALTVFAAGNVVVLFASGRLSDQWGRKPFVIVGSLVCAAGTAGLGMATSVPWLLATSFLAGLGSGLFTPTQQAAVADIIGPKARGGPVLAGFQMAADLGTVIGPVAVGALAEQLSYGLALGVTGGLLALAAAVWVVVPEPLRRGSTHPECPPDHLCGADGAEHQVTQVDHAASDVVGAPVADSPVPMVVEKDVISGVGDRH from the coding sequence GTGAGCAGTAGATCCAAGCCCCTGCCCACCGAGATCTGGGTGCTGGTCGGGGGCGCGTTCGTCATCGCCATCGGGTTCGGCCTGGTCGCTCCGGTACTGCCCCAGTTCGCGCGCGGGTTCGGCGTGGGCGTGGCCGCGGCCTCGGCGATCGTCTCCGCATTCGCGTTGATGCGATTGCTGTTCGCGCCATTGAGCGGGCGGCTGGTACAGCGGCTGGGGGAGCGGTCGGTCTACCTCAGCGGGCTCTTGATCGTCGCGCTGTCCACCGGCGCCAGCGCGCTGGCTCAGAGTTATTGGCAGCTGATGGTGTTGCGGTCGCTCGGCGGGATCGGGTCCACCATGTTCACCGTGTCGTCGCTGGCGCTGGTCATCCGGATATCGCCGCCCGAACAGCGCGGGCGGGTGTCCGGCCTTTGGTCGACCAGCTTTCTGGTCGGCTCGGTGAGCGGACCGCTGGTGGGCGGTGTCCTGTCGGGGCTCGGGCTGCGGTGGCCGTTCGTGATCTACGCGGTGGCGCTGCTCGGCGTCAGCATCGTCGTGCACCTGAGCCTGCGGAACTCGGAGTTGGCGGCGCCCGAGCCGGTCGGCGGGGTCCGCATGATGTCGTTCCGGGAGGGGTTGACGCGGCCGGAATACCGGGCCGTGCTGGTATCCAACTTCGCCAACGGTGCGGCCGTATTCGGTGTGCGGATGGCGCTGGTGCCGCTGCTCGTAGTGGAGGTGCTGCACCAAGCGCCGGGAATGGCCGGTGTCGCGCTGACCGTGTTCGCGGCAGGCAATGTCGTTGTCCTGTTCGCCTCCGGACGGTTGTCCGACCAGTGGGGACGCAAACCGTTCGTGATCGTCGGCTCCCTCGTGTGCGCGGCGGGCACCGCGGGGCTCGGCATGGCGACCAGTGTGCCGTGGCTGCTGGCGACCTCCTTCCTCGCCGGGCTCGGCTCCGGTCTGTTCACCCCGACCCAGCAGGCCGCGGTCGCTGACATCATCGGCCCCAAGGCACGCGGCGGGCCCGTCCTGGCCGGCTTCCAGATGGCCGCCGACCTCGGCACCGTCATCGGCCCCGTCGCTGTCGGTGCCCTCGCCGAACAGCTGTCTTACGGCCTGGCCCTCGGCGTGACCGGCGGTCTCCTTGCCCTCGCCGCGGCCGTCTGGGTCGTCGTCCCCGAACCTTTGCGCCGCGGTTCCACCCATCCGGAATGCCCTCCTGATCACCTTTGCGGCGCGGATGGTGCCGAACATCAGGTGACGCAGGTCGACCACGCGGCCAGCGATGTGGTCGGCGCGCCGGTGGCGGACAGCCCGGTACCGATGGTGGTCGAGAAGGACGTCATTTCCGGTGTGGGTGACCGCCACTGA
- a CDS encoding urease accessory protein UreD — MRTPGHLDRGMTSTSPHTQAAPRAGRGVHATARIRAVGIDGPTAVPYLHNDGPFHLCQLSHRGTQARVRIVGAMSAPLGGDRLAIHVTAETGAELEITTAAATLALRGATTDHATYDVTLTVEEQATLSWLPHPLISTHGSNLRQTYTVDLAPTARLVLREELILGRAHETPGNLTSHLTVHRDGRPLLAQHTAFGPAAPGWDGPAVLAGHRATGHVLIVDPAFANAPPATRLLGNDPADGQGIVTPLPGPALLATALAPTATPLRRLLDDAIDTYTPSRT; from the coding sequence ATGCGCACGCCTGGCCACCTGGACCGCGGCATGACCAGCACCTCGCCACACACCCAGGCCGCACCGCGCGCAGGCAGAGGTGTCCACGCCACCGCCCGCATCCGGGCGGTCGGCATCGACGGCCCGACCGCCGTGCCCTACCTGCACAACGACGGCCCCTTTCACCTGTGCCAGCTCAGCCACCGCGGCACCCAAGCACGTGTCCGCATCGTCGGCGCGATGAGCGCGCCGCTGGGCGGGGACAGACTGGCTATCCACGTCACCGCCGAAACCGGCGCCGAACTGGAGATCACCACCGCCGCCGCCACCCTCGCCCTGCGCGGCGCCACCACCGACCACGCCACCTACGACGTGACTCTCACCGTGGAAGAACAAGCGACCCTGTCCTGGCTGCCCCACCCGCTGATCAGCACCCACGGCAGCAACCTACGCCAGACCTACACCGTGGACCTCGCCCCCACCGCCCGGCTCGTCCTGCGCGAAGAACTGATCCTCGGACGAGCCCACGAAACCCCCGGCAACCTCACCAGCCACCTCACCGTGCACCGCGACGGGCGTCCTCTGCTCGCCCAGCACACCGCCTTCGGCCCCGCAGCCCCCGGCTGGGACGGCCCCGCCGTCCTGGCCGGACACCGCGCCACCGGCCACGTCCTCATCGTCGACCCAGCCTTCGCCAACGCCCCACCCGCCACCCGTTTGCTCGGCAACGACCCCGCCGACGGCCAGGGCATCGTCACGCCCCTGCCCGGCCCCGCCCTGCTGGCCACGGCCCTCGCTCCGACAGCCACACCCCTGCGTCGCCTGCTGGACGACGCCATCGATACGTACACACCGAGCCGCACGTAG
- the ureG gene encoding urease accessory protein UreG, whose amino-acid sequence MHLDDSIPHSHSAYADRPADPTGPDGSRRALRIGLGGPVGSGKTATVAALCRALRDQLSIAVVTNDIYTREDADFLLRSAVLPAERIQAVETGACPHTAIRDDISANLEAVEHLEATAGPLDLMLVESGGDNLTAIFSRGLVDAQIFIIDVAGGDDIPRKGGPGITTADLLVINKTDLAPHVGSDLETMATDAKRQRGERPVAFTSLTADDGVRPVADWICARLATWTAA is encoded by the coding sequence GTGCACCTCGACGACAGCATCCCCCACTCGCACAGCGCCTACGCCGACCGACCCGCCGATCCCACCGGACCCGACGGTTCCCGCCGGGCACTGCGGATCGGTTTGGGCGGTCCGGTCGGCTCCGGAAAAACCGCCACGGTCGCCGCGCTTTGTCGGGCCCTGCGCGACCAGCTGTCCATCGCCGTGGTCACCAACGACATCTACACCCGCGAGGACGCCGACTTCCTGCTGCGCAGTGCGGTCCTGCCCGCCGAGCGCATCCAGGCCGTGGAGACAGGAGCCTGCCCACACACCGCGATCCGTGACGACATCTCCGCCAACCTCGAAGCCGTCGAGCACCTGGAGGCGACCGCCGGACCGCTCGACCTCATGCTGGTCGAATCCGGTGGCGACAACCTCACCGCCATCTTCTCCCGGGGGCTGGTCGACGCCCAGATCTTCATCATCGATGTGGCCGGCGGCGACGACATCCCCCGCAAGGGCGGCCCCGGCATCACCACCGCCGACCTCCTGGTGATCAACAAGACCGATCTGGCTCCCCACGTCGGCTCGGACCTGGAAACCATGGCCACCGACGCCAAACGTCAGCGCGGCGAACGACCCGTCGCCTTCACCTCCCTCACCGCCGATGACGGCGTTCGGCCGGTAGCCGACTGGATATGCGCACGCCTGGCCACCTGGACCGCGGCATGA
- a CDS encoding urease subunit alpha, with the protein MKREAYENPLTREEYNELFGPTAGDRIRLADTALSIQITEDWAGGPGRSGNEVVFGGGKVIRESMGQSSIPRDPGPRDTRRPADTVITGAVVLDHWGVVKADVALRDGRIQALGKAYNPETMDPMHGDDGTPSDIVIGPETEVISGKGRILTAGGVDTHVHFLCPEQIHVALAAGVTTLIGGGTGPAEGSTATTVTPGKWHLARMFEALDDFPVNIGLLGKGSTTSKTSLYNQVDAGVLGFKIHEDWGATPAVLDACLRVCDDTGVQLALHADSLNEAGFVDDTIKAIGGRCLHVFHIEGAGGGHAPDMIKMASHPNVLPASTNPTRPLTVNTVAEHLDMMMVCHHLNPEIPADLAFADSRIRPSTMAAEDLLHDMGAISIMSSDAQAMGRIGEMIIRTWQTAHVMKNRVGFLDGDNGSDNHRARRYIAKYTVNPAIAHGIDHEVGSVEVGKLADLVLWEPKFFGVKPHLVLKGGQIAYAQVGDANASIPTPQPILPRAVWAAQGRAPAANSFNFVTQRALDKGLAQRLGVSKQFRAIEDTRGRGKSSMLENNATPEIDVDPETFTVEIGGKSTGDNMTEVDGQKMLPKQDHATALPMAQRYFLF; encoded by the coding sequence ATGAAAAGGGAAGCGTACGAGAATCCACTGACCCGCGAGGAGTATAACGAGCTGTTCGGGCCGACGGCCGGCGACCGGATCCGGCTCGCGGACACCGCCTTATCCATCCAGATCACCGAGGACTGGGCCGGCGGGCCCGGCCGTAGCGGGAACGAGGTCGTCTTCGGCGGCGGCAAGGTGATTCGTGAGTCGATGGGCCAGTCCAGCATCCCCCGCGATCCCGGCCCGCGCGATACGCGCAGGCCTGCGGACACCGTCATAACAGGCGCGGTGGTATTGGACCACTGGGGGGTGGTCAAAGCGGATGTGGCTCTGCGCGACGGCAGGATCCAGGCGCTGGGCAAGGCATACAACCCCGAGACGATGGACCCGATGCACGGTGACGATGGGACTCCCTCCGACATCGTGATCGGTCCGGAAACCGAGGTCATTTCGGGCAAGGGCCGCATTCTCACCGCCGGCGGCGTGGACACCCATGTGCACTTTCTGTGTCCGGAACAGATTCACGTAGCCCTCGCGGCCGGTGTGACCACGTTGATCGGCGGCGGAACCGGTCCCGCCGAGGGGTCCACCGCCACCACCGTGACGCCCGGCAAGTGGCATCTGGCCCGGATGTTCGAGGCGCTGGACGACTTCCCCGTCAACATCGGTCTGCTGGGCAAGGGCAGCACCACATCCAAGACCTCGCTGTACAACCAGGTGGACGCCGGTGTTCTCGGCTTCAAGATCCACGAGGACTGGGGAGCGACCCCCGCGGTCCTCGACGCGTGCCTTCGGGTCTGCGACGACACCGGCGTGCAGCTCGCACTCCACGCAGACTCGCTGAACGAGGCCGGCTTCGTCGACGACACGATCAAAGCCATCGGCGGGCGCTGCCTGCATGTCTTCCACATCGAGGGCGCCGGCGGCGGCCATGCCCCCGACATGATCAAGATGGCGAGTCACCCCAATGTCCTGCCTGCTTCGACCAACCCGACCCGACCCTTGACGGTGAACACCGTCGCAGAACACCTGGACATGATGATGGTCTGCCACCACCTCAATCCGGAAATCCCGGCAGATCTGGCCTTCGCCGACTCACGGATCCGCCCTTCCACCATGGCGGCCGAGGACCTGCTGCACGATATGGGCGCGATCTCCATAATGTCCTCCGACGCCCAGGCCATGGGCCGCATCGGTGAGATGATCATCCGTACCTGGCAGACCGCGCACGTGATGAAGAACCGTGTCGGCTTCCTGGATGGAGACAACGGCTCGGATAATCACCGCGCCCGCCGCTACATCGCGAAGTACACCGTCAATCCCGCGATAGCCCACGGCATCGACCACGAGGTCGGCTCGGTCGAGGTCGGCAAACTCGCTGATCTGGTGCTGTGGGAGCCGAAGTTCTTCGGCGTCAAACCACACCTGGTCCTCAAGGGTGGCCAGATCGCCTACGCCCAGGTGGGAGACGCCAACGCGTCGATCCCCACGCCGCAGCCGATCCTGCCGCGTGCGGTGTGGGCAGCTCAGGGCCGGGCCCCCGCGGCCAATTCGTTCAACTTCGTCACACAGCGGGCCCTGGACAAGGGGCTGGCCCAAAGGCTCGGCGTCAGCAAGCAGTTCCGCGCCATCGAAGACACCCGGGGCCGCGGAAAGAGCAGCATGCTGGAAAACAACGCCACGCCCGAAATCGACGTGGACCCCGAGACCTTCACGGTGGAAATCGGCGGAAAATCGACAGGGGACAACATGACCGAGGTGGACGGGCAGAAGATGCTCCCCAAGCAGGATCACGCCACCGCGCTGCCGATGGCCCAGCGCTACTTCCTGTTCTGA
- the sigJ gene encoding RNA polymerase sigma factor SigJ, which produces MTTDEHAEQFTVLRPLLFTIVYEILGSATESDDVLQDSYLRWAEVDLATVRDTKSYLARLVTRQALNALRAGARRREDYIGPWLPEPLLLDEHDASADMVLAESVSMAMLVLLETLTPDERAVFVLREVFGFDYDDIAAAVGKSVMTARQVAHRARAHVQARRKRFEPVDAAQITQITEQFMTAATTGDTEGLLSLLAPDATWTADSGGKAIAARRPVVGAQKVARCLTDLFHSARRRPKLRIETVNYNNAPAMVIYNDDHLEGVFLIEIIDSKITNFYAMRNPDKLVTVAVPRQIGR; this is translated from the coding sequence GTGACGACCGACGAGCATGCCGAGCAGTTCACCGTGCTGCGGCCGCTGCTGTTCACGATCGTCTACGAAATCCTCGGCTCGGCAACCGAATCCGACGACGTGCTGCAGGACAGCTATCTGCGGTGGGCCGAGGTGGACCTGGCGACGGTGCGCGACACCAAGTCGTATCTGGCACGGCTGGTGACCCGTCAGGCGCTCAACGCCTTGCGGGCCGGCGCTCGCCGTCGCGAGGACTACATCGGTCCGTGGCTGCCCGAGCCGCTGCTGCTCGACGAGCACGACGCGTCGGCTGACATGGTGCTCGCCGAGTCGGTGTCGATGGCGATGCTCGTGCTGCTCGAAACGCTCACCCCCGACGAGCGAGCGGTGTTCGTGCTGCGCGAGGTGTTCGGCTTCGACTACGACGACATCGCCGCGGCGGTGGGCAAATCCGTGATGACGGCACGCCAGGTGGCGCACCGCGCCCGCGCGCACGTGCAGGCACGGCGCAAACGCTTCGAGCCCGTCGACGCGGCGCAGATCACGCAGATCACCGAGCAGTTCATGACAGCGGCGACCACCGGTGACACGGAGGGGCTCCTTTCGCTACTCGCTCCGGACGCCACCTGGACCGCCGACAGTGGCGGCAAGGCCATCGCGGCGCGCCGGCCGGTGGTGGGCGCGCAGAAGGTAGCCCGGTGCCTCACGGACCTGTTCCACAGCGCGAGGAGGAGGCCGAAACTGCGAATCGAGACGGTCAACTACAACAACGCCCCCGCGATGGTCATCTACAACGACGACCACTTGGAAGGCGTCTTTCTGATCGAGATCATCGACAGCAAGATCACCAACTTCTACGCCATGCGCAACCCGGACAAACTCGTCACGGTGGCGGTTCCGCGTCAGATCGGCCGGTAG
- a CDS encoding urease subunit gamma codes for MHLTPHEQERLLIHVAADVARRRQERGLKLNYPEAMALLTVYVYEEARAGTLVQDIMDSGRQQLCRDQLMEGVPEMIKDVQVEATFPDGTKLVTITNPIQPHQAAHPSGPVHMLKVEPVQDTTVQPVHPGKVEYPDGEPPIEFNEKLKDSTRKVDVSNPGKRPIQVGSHYHFAEANPGLDFDRQDAHGMRLNVAAGTSQRFEPECGPVEVELVPIEGERVVLGLRGEVSGPLDPASTRRNGRTSR; via the coding sequence ATGCATCTGACTCCGCACGAGCAGGAGCGCCTGCTCATCCATGTAGCGGCGGACGTGGCCCGCCGACGCCAAGAACGTGGCCTGAAGCTGAATTACCCGGAAGCGATGGCGCTGCTGACGGTGTACGTCTACGAAGAGGCGCGGGCGGGGACGCTCGTACAGGACATCATGGACTCCGGTCGTCAGCAGCTATGTCGTGATCAGCTGATGGAAGGTGTCCCGGAGATGATCAAGGACGTCCAGGTGGAGGCGACCTTCCCTGATGGCACGAAACTCGTGACGATCACCAACCCTATCCAGCCACACCAGGCGGCTCACCCCTCTGGGCCAGTACACATGCTGAAGGTCGAACCCGTTCAGGACACGACGGTGCAACCGGTGCATCCGGGAAAGGTGGAGTACCCAGACGGGGAGCCGCCGATCGAATTCAATGAGAAGTTGAAGGATTCGACGAGGAAGGTGGATGTGTCCAACCCCGGAAAACGTCCGATCCAAGTGGGCTCGCACTACCACTTCGCCGAGGCCAATCCCGGCTTGGACTTCGATCGTCAGGACGCCCACGGCATGCGGCTGAACGTGGCGGCCGGGACCTCCCAGCGTTTCGAACCCGAGTGCGGCCCCGTCGAGGTCGAGCTCGTGCCTATCGAGGGTGAGCGTGTCGTGCTGGGCCTGCGCGGCGAAGTGAGCGGCCCTCTCGATCCTGCGTCCACGCGACGAAACGGGAGGACCTCTCGATGA
- a CDS encoding DsbA family protein, translating to MSESRSNYTPRPMSSVTTYALGGVALALIVLIVIAAIRWGRDEATVRNDGYGPVRDPGLHAVLEQDGSILLGRPDAKKTIDIFEDPLCPGCGNLEHIYGQEIAQQIDEGELKVRYRLVNFLDARSRSKDYSTRAVAANQCVAEGGSGPVYSKFHMELFTTKRPSEGGADLTNEELAAIARDAGAVESVLRCVSTGAEVDSARTTAKAQTDALGAALGGSAATPAVFDGTTKVDVNNEDWVVSLTN from the coding sequence GTGAGCGAATCGCGTTCGAACTACACCCCGCGGCCGATGTCCAGCGTGACCACCTATGCGCTGGGCGGGGTCGCTCTCGCGTTGATCGTGCTGATCGTCATCGCGGCGATCCGGTGGGGACGGGATGAAGCGACCGTACGCAACGACGGTTACGGTCCGGTGCGCGATCCCGGGCTGCACGCGGTGCTGGAGCAGGACGGCTCCATTCTGCTCGGTCGCCCCGATGCGAAGAAGACCATCGATATTTTCGAGGACCCGCTCTGCCCGGGCTGCGGCAACCTGGAGCACATCTACGGCCAGGAGATCGCGCAGCAGATCGATGAGGGCGAGCTTAAGGTGCGCTACCGCCTGGTGAACTTCCTCGACGCGCGTTCCCGCAGCAAGGACTACTCCACCCGTGCGGTGGCCGCGAATCAATGTGTTGCCGAGGGCGGTTCCGGCCCGGTCTATTCCAAGTTCCACATGGAGTTGTTCACCACCAAGCGGCCGAGCGAAGGCGGCGCCGACCTGACCAACGAAGAGCTGGCCGCGATAGCCAGGGATGCCGGAGCGGTGGAATCGGTTCTGCGGTGCGTCTCCACCGGCGCCGAGGTCGACTCCGCACGCACCACCGCCAAGGCGCAGACCGACGCTCTGGGCGCGGCGCTCGGCGGCTCTGCGGCCACGCCTGCGGTCTTCGACGGCACGACCAAGGTCGATGTCAACAACGAGGACTGGGTGGTCTCGCTCACCAACTGA
- a CDS encoding NAD(P)/FAD-dependent oxidoreductase, with protein sequence MTEHNTRHKVVVIGGGYAGIVAANHLRMRTDVDITLVNPRPMFVDRVRLHQLVAGTGDATVDYGTLLGEGIELVVDSATRIDTAARVVRLASGRALDYDHVIYAVGSTAAIPSVPGAAEFAFPIAEFESAQRLRARLDELSLDAPATVVGGGPTGIETASELAEQGRSVTLVCGGSLMPSLSAPGRRYVAKWLSRHGVAVLEADTVAEVRPDAVVFANGAVRPSALTIWTTGFGVPELAAASGLRTDALGRLLTDETLTSVDDDRIVATGDAAAPSGQPLRMSCQAAGALGAQAADTVLSRVAGTEPAVINLALMGSCVSLGRRVGVRQLARKDDTAVNVYIGGRMGARIKEVTCKVAVWKIRREASKPGSLAWPKGGPRPERPASAAPVVSFP encoded by the coding sequence ATGACTGAACACAACACACGCCACAAGGTCGTCGTCATCGGCGGCGGTTATGCCGGGATAGTCGCGGCCAATCATCTGCGGATGCGCACCGATGTCGATATCACGCTGGTCAATCCCCGCCCGATGTTCGTGGATCGAGTCCGGCTGCACCAGTTGGTGGCCGGCACCGGCGATGCGACGGTTGACTACGGCACGCTGCTCGGCGAGGGCATCGAGTTGGTTGTCGACAGCGCCACTCGCATCGACACTGCCGCCCGTGTGGTGCGGCTGGCGTCGGGTCGCGCGCTGGACTACGACCACGTCATCTACGCGGTCGGCAGCACCGCGGCGATACCGTCTGTGCCTGGCGCGGCCGAGTTCGCTTTCCCCATCGCTGAATTCGAGTCCGCGCAGCGGCTGCGCGCCAGGCTGGACGAGTTGTCCCTCGATGCTCCGGCCACCGTGGTCGGCGGCGGACCGACCGGCATCGAGACGGCCTCCGAACTGGCCGAACAAGGACGCTCGGTCACACTGGTGTGTGGCGGATCTCTGATGCCGTCATTGAGTGCCCCGGGTCGCCGATACGTCGCCAAGTGGCTGTCCCGCCACGGTGTCGCCGTGCTCGAGGCCGACACGGTGGCCGAGGTCCGGCCGGATGCGGTCGTCTTTGCCAATGGCGCGGTGCGTCCGAGCGCACTCACCATCTGGACGACAGGTTTCGGCGTGCCGGAGTTGGCGGCTGCGAGCGGGCTGCGCACCGACGCGCTCGGTCGTCTGCTCACCGACGAGACGCTGACCAGTGTCGACGATGACCGCATCGTCGCGACCGGCGACGCCGCCGCACCGTCGGGCCAGCCGCTGCGGATGAGCTGCCAGGCCGCCGGGGCGCTCGGGGCACAGGCCGCCGACACCGTGCTGAGCCGTGTCGCGGGGACCGAACCGGCGGTGATCAACCTGGCCCTCATGGGGTCGTGCGTCAGCCTCGGCCGACGCGTCGGCGTGCGACAGCTCGCTCGCAAGGACGACACCGCAGTGAACGTCTACATCGGCGGCCGCATGGGCGCCAGGATCAAGGAGGTCACCTGCAAGGTCGCGGTATGGAAAATCCGCCGCGAGGCCAGCAAACCGGGCTCGCTGGCCTGGCCCAAGGGCGGCCCGCGTCCCGAGCGGCCGGCCTCCGCTGCGCCGGTGGTCTCGTTCCCGTGA
- a CDS encoding urease accessory protein UreF, which translates to MSRATLLILADGRFPAGGHAHSGGMEAAIARAAIRDADCLQTFCQGRLHTTGLVAAALAAATAAGADPLALDEAADARTPVLALRDIARKQGRQMMRAARAVWPAPELDKLARDRPQGTHQPVVLGLTARVAGLTSLDAAYAAAYESVSGPATAAVRLLGLDPFEATAVLVRLADDLDQVVDRAARVADRVADEGTAVLPANSAPLLDVTAAQHAQWPVRLFAS; encoded by the coding sequence ATGAGCCGCGCAACCCTGCTCATCCTGGCCGATGGCCGCTTCCCCGCCGGAGGACACGCGCACTCCGGCGGGATGGAAGCTGCCATTGCCCGCGCAGCGATCCGTGACGCAGACTGTCTGCAGACGTTCTGCCAGGGACGGCTGCACACCACGGGTCTGGTCGCCGCGGCCCTGGCGGCCGCGACGGCCGCCGGCGCCGACCCACTGGCACTGGACGAGGCCGCTGATGCTCGCACCCCTGTCCTCGCGTTGCGCGACATCGCCCGCAAACAGGGACGGCAGATGATGCGCGCCGCGCGTGCCGTGTGGCCGGCACCCGAACTCGACAAGCTCGCCCGGGACCGCCCGCAGGGTACTCACCAACCCGTGGTGCTGGGCTTGACTGCTCGCGTGGCCGGCCTGACGTCACTGGACGCCGCGTACGCCGCCGCCTACGAGAGCGTCAGCGGCCCAGCCACCGCAGCGGTACGACTGCTGGGCCTGGATCCCTTCGAAGCCACCGCCGTTCTTGTCCGGCTCGCCGACGACCTGGACCAGGTCGTCGACCGTGCGGCACGAGTTGCCGACCGTGTGGCAGATGAAGGCACCGCCGTGCTGCCCGCCAACTCCGCGCCACTGCTCGACGTCACCGCCGCGCAACACGCCCAGTGGCCGGTCCGCCTGTTCGCTTCCTGA